Proteins encoded by one window of Pseudochaenichthys georgianus chromosome 9, fPseGeo1.2, whole genome shotgun sequence:
- the LOC117452989 gene encoding C-C motif chemokine 21-like, giving the protein MASRIALLLLLGVICVGFASAQIAQDCCIKVAGKRFPLQILQSYTIQDAGQGCSISATVFVSKVGKTLCVPHPNDKAWVKSYIRQLNQKHQRHH; this is encoded by the exons ATGGCCTCTCGAATTGCACTTCTCCTCTTGCTGGGTGTCATCTGCGTTGGGTTTGCATCAG CCCAGATTGCCCAAGACTGCTGTATCAAGGTTGCTGGGAAGCGTTTTCCGCTCCAAATCCTCCAAAGCTACACCATTCAGGATGCTGGACAAGGATGCTCCATCAGCGCTACTGT GTTTGTTTCAAAAGTTGGAAAAACCCTCTGCGTCCCCCATCCCAACGATAAAGCCTGGGTGAAGAGTTACATTAGACAGCTGAATCAGAAACATCAAAGACATCACTAA